In a single window of the Micromonospora sp. WMMD1155 genome:
- a CDS encoding cellulose binding domain-containing protein has product MHPSRHRLILLAGTTAAAVVTGTLATVAASAAAVGCRVDYQITNQWQGGFGANVAVTNLGDPVNGWALTWSYAAGQQVTQAWNAVVTQSGAQVTARNVDHNASLATNGSASFGFNGSWTGSNPVPSSFTLNGTVCTGAPPTGEPTTPPPTTPPPTTPPPTGGGLQMENLDRGLISVRSGSANLVSWRLLGTENSAVSFNLYRGSTRVNASPITGATNYLDSGAAAGSAYTVRAVVGGVEQAASAPALQFGAGYLDVPLQVPAGGSTPSGESYTYSANDASVGDLNGDGTYEIVLKWEPSNAKDNSQSGYTGNVYVDAYTLTGTRLWRVDLGRNIRAGAHYTQFQVYDYDGDGSAEVAMKTADGTRSGTGQVIGSSSADHRNSSGYVLSGPEYLTMFNGQTGAILSTVAYDPPRGTVSSWGDSYGNRVDRFLAGTAYLDGQRPSLIMARGYYTRAVIAAWDLRNGTLTKRWTFDSNSSGNGAAAGQGNHQLSVADVDGDGRQEIVYGAATIDDNGRLLHSTGNGHGDALHVGDLDPSRSGLEVFKVDEDGSKPSSYFADARTGRVLWSTPASGDNGRGVSADIWAGSPGAESWSSAASGLADTRGQNIGRKPSSANFLAWWDGDPVRELLDGTKIDKYGTGGETRLLDGSGVASNNGTKSTPALSGDILGDWREEVIWRTTDSRALRIYSTPTPTNVRLYTLMHDPQYRVAIAWQNTAYNQPPHPGFFIGNGMGSSPPTPNIHLR; this is encoded by the coding sequence ATGCACCCGTCCAGACATCGGCTGATCCTGCTCGCCGGTACGACGGCCGCCGCCGTCGTGACCGGCACCCTCGCCACGGTCGCCGCCTCGGCCGCGGCCGTCGGCTGCCGCGTCGACTACCAGATCACGAACCAGTGGCAGGGCGGCTTCGGTGCCAACGTCGCCGTCACCAACCTCGGCGACCCGGTCAACGGGTGGGCCCTCACCTGGTCGTACGCCGCCGGCCAGCAGGTCACCCAGGCGTGGAACGCCGTCGTCACGCAGTCCGGCGCCCAGGTCACCGCCCGCAACGTCGACCACAACGCGAGCCTCGCCACGAACGGCTCCGCCTCGTTCGGGTTCAACGGTTCGTGGACCGGCAGCAACCCGGTGCCGAGCAGCTTCACGCTCAACGGCACCGTCTGCACCGGCGCCCCGCCCACCGGCGAGCCCACCACCCCGCCTCCGACCACACCACCGCCCACCACGCCGCCCCCGACCGGCGGGGGGCTGCAGATGGAGAACCTGGACCGGGGCCTGATCAGCGTCCGCTCCGGCAGCGCCAACCTGGTCTCCTGGCGGCTGCTCGGCACCGAGAACTCCGCCGTGTCGTTCAACCTCTACCGGGGCTCCACCAGGGTCAACGCCAGCCCGATCACCGGCGCCACCAACTACCTCGACAGCGGAGCGGCGGCCGGCTCGGCGTACACCGTGCGGGCCGTCGTCGGCGGTGTCGAGCAGGCGGCGTCGGCACCGGCGCTGCAGTTCGGCGCGGGTTACCTGGACGTGCCGTTGCAGGTTCCGGCCGGCGGCAGCACGCCCAGCGGCGAGAGTTACACGTACAGCGCCAACGACGCCTCGGTCGGTGACCTGAACGGTGACGGCACCTACGAGATCGTGCTCAAGTGGGAGCCGTCGAACGCCAAGGACAACTCCCAGTCCGGCTACACCGGCAACGTCTACGTCGACGCGTACACCCTCACCGGCACCCGGTTGTGGCGGGTCGACCTGGGCCGCAACATCCGGGCGGGCGCCCACTACACCCAGTTCCAGGTGTACGACTACGACGGTGACGGCAGCGCCGAGGTGGCCATGAAGACCGCCGACGGCACCCGTTCCGGCACCGGTCAGGTCATCGGGTCCTCGTCGGCGGACCACCGCAACTCCAGCGGTTACGTGCTCAGCGGCCCGGAGTACCTGACCATGTTCAACGGTCAGACCGGCGCGATCCTCTCCACGGTCGCCTACGATCCGCCGCGCGGTACCGTGTCGTCCTGGGGCGACTCGTACGGCAACCGGGTGGACCGCTTCCTCGCCGGCACCGCGTACCTGGACGGACAGCGCCCTTCACTGATCATGGCCCGGGGTTACTACACGCGTGCGGTGATCGCGGCCTGGGACCTCCGCAACGGCACCCTGACCAAGCGCTGGACGTTCGACTCGAACTCGTCGGGTAACGGCGCCGCCGCCGGTCAGGGCAACCACCAGCTCTCCGTCGCCGACGTCGACGGCGACGGCCGTCAGGAGATCGTGTACGGCGCGGCCACCATCGACGACAACGGTCGGCTCCTGCACTCAACCGGCAACGGGCACGGCGACGCCCTGCACGTCGGGGACCTCGACCCGAGCCGCTCCGGCCTGGAGGTGTTCAAGGTCGACGAGGACGGCAGCAAGCCCAGCTCCTACTTCGCCGACGCCCGTACCGGTCGGGTGCTCTGGTCCACGCCGGCCTCCGGCGACAACGGTCGGGGCGTCTCGGCGGACATCTGGGCGGGCAGCCCCGGGGCGGAGTCGTGGTCGTCGGCGGCCTCCGGGCTGGCCGACACCAGGGGGCAGAACATCGGCCGTAAGCCGTCGTCGGCGAACTTCCTCGCCTGGTGGGACGGCGACCCGGTGCGGGAGCTGCTGGACGGCACGAAGATCGACAAGTACGGCACCGGCGGCGAGACCCGGCTGCTCGACGGCAGCGGGGTGGCCTCCAACAACGGCACCAAGTCCACGCCGGCGCTCTCCGGCGACATCCTCGGTGACTGGCGTGAAGAGGTGATCTGGCGGACCACCGACAGCCGGGCGTTGCGCATCTACAGCACACCCACCCCGACCAACGTCCGGCTCTACACCCTGATGCACGACCCGCAGTACCGGGTGGCCATCGCCTGGCAGAACACCGCCTACAACCAGCCGCCGCACCCAGGGTTCTTCATCGGCAACGGGATGGGCAGCAGCCCGCCCACGCCGAACATCCACCTACGCTGA
- a CDS encoding LLM class flavin-dependent oxidoreductase, which translates to MNGQAGELAHRVITVPLSVLDLAPVAKGTTVGAALEATTELARRTEELGYHRFWVAEHHNMPAIASSAPAVLLAHLAANTSTIRLGSGGVMLPNHAPLVVAEQFGTLEALHPGRIDLGIGRAPGTDQVTALALRRTMEGLSAEHFPRELADLMNYFSGEKPGQIIAMPGRGAQPAVWLLGSSGFSAQLAGLLGLPFSFAHHFSSANTLPALALYRQHFRPSQWLDEPYAMVAVNAVCAETDERAEWLAGPSALSFLKLRSGRPEPLSTPDEAAAYPYSEVEREFVLQRRDGQAMGSPETVRRQLTELVERTGADELMLTTLVYDVADRVRSYELIAEQVAGGLRRTA; encoded by the coding sequence ATGAACGGGCAGGCCGGGGAGTTGGCACACCGTGTGATCACCGTACCGTTGTCTGTTCTTGATCTTGCTCCGGTCGCCAAGGGCACCACCGTCGGCGCGGCCCTGGAGGCCACCACCGAGCTGGCGCGACGCACCGAGGAACTGGGCTACCACCGGTTCTGGGTGGCCGAGCACCACAACATGCCGGCGATCGCCAGCTCGGCTCCGGCGGTGCTGCTGGCCCACCTCGCCGCGAACACCTCGACGATCCGCCTCGGTTCGGGTGGGGTGATGTTGCCCAACCACGCGCCGCTGGTGGTGGCCGAGCAGTTCGGCACCCTCGAAGCGCTGCACCCCGGTCGGATCGACCTGGGCATCGGCCGGGCGCCGGGCACCGACCAGGTGACCGCGCTGGCGTTGCGGCGCACCATGGAGGGCCTGTCCGCGGAGCACTTCCCGCGCGAGCTGGCGGACCTGATGAACTACTTCAGCGGGGAGAAGCCGGGGCAGATCATCGCCATGCCGGGTCGGGGTGCGCAGCCGGCCGTGTGGCTGCTGGGCTCCAGCGGCTTCAGCGCTCAACTCGCCGGGCTGCTCGGTCTGCCGTTCTCGTTCGCGCACCACTTCAGCTCGGCGAACACCCTGCCGGCGCTGGCCCTGTACCGGCAGCACTTCCGGCCGTCGCAGTGGTTGGACGAGCCGTACGCGATGGTGGCGGTCAACGCGGTGTGCGCCGAGACCGACGAGCGGGCCGAGTGGCTGGCCGGGCCGAGCGCGTTGTCGTTCCTGAAGCTGCGCTCCGGGCGGCCCGAGCCGCTGTCGACGCCCGACGAGGCGGCGGCGTACCCGTACTCCGAGGTCGAGAGGGAGTTCGTCCTGCAACGCCGCGACGGGCAGGCGATGGGCTCACCGGAGACGGTACGCCGGCAGCTGACCGAGCTGGTGGAGCGCACCGGCGCGGACGAGCTGATGCTGACCACACTGGTGTACGACGTCGCCGACCGGGTGCGGTCGTACGAGCTGATCGCCGAGCAGGTGGCGGGCGGTCTGCGCCGGACGGCGTGA
- a CDS encoding Lrp/AsnC family transcriptional regulator — MSPEPNDVRPYPALDEVDRAILAELAADGRLPNNALAERVGVAPSTCLTRTRALRERGAIRGFHAEVDPAALGLPLQALVSVRLTAHERAAVDAFRARSVRLPGVVSVFHVAGADDYVLHVRAASGDALRDFVLDHLAVDPVVQHTQTSLIFEQARGMG; from the coding sequence ATGTCTCCTGAGCCGAACGATGTGCGGCCGTATCCGGCCCTGGACGAGGTGGACCGCGCGATCCTCGCCGAACTGGCCGCGGACGGTCGCCTGCCGAACAACGCCCTCGCCGAGCGGGTGGGGGTCGCGCCGTCGACGTGTCTGACCCGTACCCGGGCGCTGCGTGAGCGGGGCGCGATCCGTGGTTTCCACGCGGAGGTGGATCCGGCCGCGCTCGGTCTGCCGTTGCAGGCGTTGGTGTCGGTGCGGCTGACCGCGCACGAGCGGGCGGCGGTGGACGCGTTCCGGGCCCGGTCGGTGCGACTGCCGGGGGTGGTGTCGGTGTTCCACGTGGCCGGCGCGGACGACTACGTGCTGCACGTTCGGGCGGCGTCGGGTGACGCGTTACGGGACTTCGTGCTGGATCACCTGGCTGTCGATCCGGTGGTGCAGCACACGCAGACCAGCCTGATCTTCGAGCAGGCACGCGGGATGGGTTGA
- a CDS encoding PLP-dependent aspartate aminotransferase family protein — protein MFDATGMTTVDTRAVHAGRDDLRALGVHVPPIDLSTTNPLPSVDDGGAAYEQLATGGTLPADGSAVYQRLWNPTVARFETALAALEGTAQAVAFASGMAALTATVLAATRDDRRHVVAVRPLYGGTDHVLASGLLGTTVTWARPDEVAAAVRPDTALVVVETPANPTVDLVDIAALAAQAGDVPLLVDNTVATPVLQQPARHGATLVLHSATKSIGGHGDVLAGVVACDADWAARLRQVRAVTGAILHPLGGYLLHRGLQTLPLRVRAQQATAEKLAGWLADHPAVHRVHHPSTHDPAALVGRQMAGPGSLLAFEVRGGAPAAATVAGACQLITHAVSLGGVDTLIQHPASLTHRPVEGDAKPDAALLRLSVGLEDPEDLRADLAQALDAIA, from the coding sequence ATGTTCGACGCTACGGGCATGACGACGGTGGACACCCGGGCCGTACACGCCGGCCGCGACGACCTACGCGCCCTCGGCGTGCACGTGCCACCCATCGACCTCTCCACCACCAACCCGCTGCCCTCGGTCGACGACGGCGGCGCCGCATACGAGCAGCTCGCCACCGGCGGCACCCTCCCCGCCGACGGCAGCGCCGTCTACCAGCGGCTCTGGAACCCCACCGTCGCCCGCTTCGAAACCGCCCTCGCCGCACTGGAGGGCACCGCCCAGGCCGTCGCCTTCGCCAGCGGCATGGCCGCCCTCACCGCCACCGTGCTCGCCGCCACCCGCGACGACCGCCGGCACGTCGTCGCCGTCCGCCCCCTCTACGGCGGCACCGACCACGTCCTCGCCAGCGGGCTGCTCGGCACCACAGTCACCTGGGCGCGACCCGACGAGGTCGCCGCCGCCGTCCGACCCGACACCGCCCTGGTCGTCGTCGAGACACCCGCCAACCCCACAGTCGACCTGGTCGACATCGCCGCCCTCGCCGCGCAGGCCGGCGACGTCCCACTGCTGGTCGACAACACCGTCGCCACCCCCGTGCTGCAACAACCCGCCCGGCACGGCGCCACCCTCGTCCTGCACAGCGCCACCAAGAGCATCGGCGGACACGGCGACGTGCTCGCCGGTGTCGTCGCCTGCGACGCCGACTGGGCCGCGCGCCTACGGCAGGTCCGCGCGGTCACCGGCGCGATCCTGCACCCGCTCGGCGGCTACCTCCTGCACCGCGGCCTGCAAACCCTGCCACTGCGGGTCCGCGCCCAACAGGCCACCGCCGAGAAACTCGCCGGCTGGCTCGCCGACCACCCCGCCGTACACCGGGTGCACCACCCCTCGACGCACGACCCGGCGGCGCTGGTCGGCCGCCAGATGGCCGGACCCGGCAGCCTGCTCGCCTTCGAGGTACGCGGCGGCGCACCCGCCGCGGCGACCGTCGCCGGCGCCTGCCAGCTCATCACCCACGCGGTCTCGCTCGGCGGCGTCGACACCCTCATCCAGCACCCGGCCTCGCTCACCCACCGGCCGGTCGAGGGCGACGCGAAACCCGACGCCGCGCTGCTGCGCCTCTCGGTCGGGCTCGAAGACCCCGAGGACCTGCGCGCCGACCTCGCCCAGGCGCTCGACGCGATCGCCTGA
- a CDS encoding NAD-dependent epimerase/dehydratase family protein: MRVAIFGATGMVGQGVLREALLAEDVREVLTVGRRPTGQRDPKLRELTVADVGDLASVRADLTGVDACFYCLGVSSLGLDEAAYTTVSYDYPLAAARLLAEVSPRVTFVYVSGVGTDSTGQGRVMWARVKGRTENAIMELLPNGYAARPGFIQPTHGAVSRTRAYRIGYAVTRPLFPVLRRLLPNHVTTTDGIGRAMLRVAREGSPTRVLGNRELR; encoded by the coding sequence ATGCGAGTGGCGATCTTCGGTGCGACCGGCATGGTCGGCCAGGGCGTGTTGCGGGAGGCGCTGCTCGCCGAGGACGTGCGGGAGGTGCTCACCGTCGGCCGCAGGCCGACCGGTCAGCGGGATCCGAAGCTGCGGGAGCTGACCGTCGCGGACGTGGGCGACCTGGCGTCGGTGCGCGCCGACCTGACCGGCGTGGACGCGTGTTTCTACTGCCTGGGCGTGTCCTCGCTCGGTCTGGACGAGGCGGCGTACACCACTGTGAGTTACGACTACCCCCTCGCCGCGGCGCGGTTGCTGGCCGAGGTGAGTCCGCGGGTCACGTTCGTCTACGTCTCCGGTGTCGGCACCGACTCGACCGGGCAGGGCCGGGTGATGTGGGCGCGGGTCAAGGGCCGCACCGAGAACGCGATCATGGAGCTGCTGCCCAACGGCTACGCGGCGCGGCCGGGGTTCATCCAGCCGACCCACGGGGCGGTGTCGCGGACCCGGGCGTACCGGATCGGGTACGCGGTGACGCGTCCGCTGTTCCCGGTGTTGCGGCGGTTGTTGCCGAACCACGTCACCACGACGGACGGGATCGGTCGGGCGATGCTGCGGGTGGCCCGGGAGGGTTCGCCGACGCGGGTGCTGGGCAACCGCGAGCTGCGCTGA
- a CDS encoding response regulator: MAEMPTDTERRRVLIAEDEALIRLDLAEMLVEEGYEVVGEAGDGETAVRLAEELKPDLVILDIKMPIMDGLAAAERIAGARIAPVIILTAFSQRDLVERARAAGAMAYLVKPFQKSDLVPAVEIALSRYSEVAALEAEVASLTDRLEIRKAVERAKGALMTTYGMTEPQAFKWIQRTAMDHRMTMKEVAERILAETAGGEVSQQPTV, from the coding sequence GTGGCTGAGATGCCGACGGATACCGAGCGCAGGCGCGTACTGATCGCCGAGGACGAGGCGCTGATCCGGCTGGACCTCGCCGAGATGCTTGTCGAAGAGGGTTACGAGGTGGTGGGGGAGGCCGGTGACGGCGAGACAGCCGTCCGCCTCGCCGAGGAGCTGAAGCCCGATCTGGTCATCCTCGACATCAAGATGCCGATCATGGACGGGCTGGCCGCCGCCGAGCGCATCGCCGGCGCGCGGATCGCCCCGGTGATCATCCTGACCGCGTTCAGCCAGCGTGACCTGGTGGAGCGGGCGCGGGCGGCGGGCGCGATGGCGTACCTCGTGAAGCCCTTCCAGAAGAGCGACCTGGTCCCGGCGGTGGAGATCGCGCTGTCGCGCTACTCGGAGGTCGCGGCCCTGGAGGCGGAGGTCGCGAGCCTGACCGACCGTCTGGAGATCCGTAAGGCGGTGGAGCGGGCCAAGGGTGCGCTGATGACGACCTACGGGATGACCGAGCCGCAGGCGTTCAAGTGGATCCAGCGCACGGCGATGGACCACCGGATGACCATGAAGGAGGTCGCCGAGCGGATTCTCGCGGAGACCGCCGGCGGCGAGGTGTCGCAGCAGCCCACCGTCTGA
- a CDS encoding branched-chain amino acid ABC transporter substrate-binding protein — MRRSYVRALGTVALAATLVVAAGCQDSGGGEGGTASGDCGGKIAIFGAFTGDNAGLVIPSLNGANLAVEQFNAANPDCKVTMQPFDTQGDPAVATPFANQIAGDNSFLGVIGGHFSGESDATMPIYQAAGLAMVSPSATRTDLTQKGNTSFYRVVGNDGTQAGAVASYLKSQNAQKVFMVDDASAYGAGITDELGKQLGPLVVNKDKIQERQTQFDATVSKIKAAQADFVFYGGYTREAAPLVKQMRAAGVNAKFVGPDGLYDTAFPKGASGGAEGAIITCPCLPADKAGGTFSADYQKKFGIPPGSYGAEGFDGATIYLDAFKAGKKTRADILAFVKSYDKQGVSKYIKFDAKGDVDPTKVVIWAYQIKGEAIEPLQELKLS, encoded by the coding sequence GTGAGGCGAAGCTATGTACGGGCGCTGGGCACCGTTGCGCTCGCCGCGACCCTGGTGGTCGCGGCTGGTTGCCAGGATTCCGGTGGCGGCGAGGGTGGGACCGCGTCGGGTGACTGCGGTGGCAAGATCGCGATCTTCGGCGCGTTCACGGGTGACAACGCGGGTCTGGTGATCCCGTCGCTGAACGGCGCGAACCTCGCCGTGGAGCAGTTCAACGCGGCGAACCCGGACTGCAAGGTCACCATGCAGCCGTTCGACACCCAGGGTGACCCCGCGGTGGCGACCCCGTTCGCGAACCAGATCGCGGGCGACAACTCGTTCCTCGGTGTCATCGGTGGTCACTTCTCCGGTGAGTCGGACGCGACGATGCCGATCTACCAGGCCGCCGGCCTGGCGATGGTCAGCCCCTCGGCGACCCGGACGGACCTGACCCAGAAGGGCAACACGTCCTTCTACCGCGTGGTCGGCAACGACGGCACGCAGGCCGGTGCGGTGGCGAGCTACCTGAAGTCCCAGAACGCGCAGAAGGTCTTCATGGTCGACGACGCCAGCGCCTACGGCGCCGGCATCACCGACGAGCTGGGCAAGCAGCTCGGCCCGCTGGTCGTGAACAAGGACAAGATCCAGGAGCGGCAGACGCAGTTCGACGCCACCGTCTCCAAGATCAAGGCCGCGCAGGCGGACTTCGTCTTCTACGGCGGTTACACCCGTGAGGCCGCTCCGCTGGTGAAGCAGATGCGTGCCGCCGGCGTCAACGCCAAGTTCGTCGGCCCGGACGGTCTCTACGACACCGCGTTCCCGAAGGGCGCCTCCGGTGGCGCCGAGGGCGCGATCATCACCTGCCCGTGCCTCCCGGCCGACAAGGCCGGCGGCACCTTCTCCGCCGACTACCAGAAGAAGTTCGGCATCCCGCCGGGCTCCTACGGCGCCGAGGGCTTCGACGGCGCGACGATCTACCTGGACGCCTTCAAGGCCGGCAAGAAGACCCGGGCGGACATCCTGGCGTTCGTGAAGTCGTACGACAAGCAGGGCGTGTCGAAGTACATCAAGTTCGACGCCAAGGGCGACGTCGACCCGACGAAGGTCGTCATCTGGGCCTACCAGATCAAGGGCGAGGCCATCGAGCCGCTGCAGGAGCTCAAGCTCAGCTGA
- a CDS encoding branched-chain amino acid ABC transporter permease, with the protein MHFDELIGHLGQHTVDGLSKGAIYALIALGYTLVYGVLRLINFAHSEVFMVGTFAVLILWNQIGVQNNPPIGQAILFLVLGLVVAAVASGGTALALERVAYRPLRRKNAPPLIFLITAIGLSLVFVELFGQVLPELLGGVLPDVFGRPRQIVGMPTIIQQETLFTIGNTAITNIQLIVFVAAVAMMALLDWFINRTRYGRGVRAVAQNPETAALMGVNQERVIMLIFVLGGIMAGAAALLWSMRFGFTQNSIGFVLGLKAFTAAVLGGIGNLRGALLGGLFLGVVEVYGATLFASNWEDVIAFVVLIVVLMFRPTGLLGESLGRARA; encoded by the coding sequence GTGCATTTCGATGAACTGATCGGCCATCTCGGCCAGCACACGGTCGACGGCCTGTCCAAGGGCGCCATCTATGCCCTGATCGCCCTTGGCTACACCCTCGTCTACGGCGTCCTTCGCCTGATCAACTTCGCGCACTCCGAGGTGTTCATGGTCGGTACCTTCGCGGTGCTGATCCTCTGGAACCAGATCGGCGTGCAAAATAACCCACCCATCGGCCAGGCGATCCTGTTCCTGGTGCTCGGTCTGGTCGTCGCGGCGGTCGCCTCCGGCGGCACGGCCCTGGCGCTCGAGCGGGTCGCGTATCGACCACTGCGACGCAAGAACGCCCCTCCGCTGATCTTCCTGATCACCGCGATCGGTCTGTCACTGGTCTTCGTGGAGCTCTTCGGGCAGGTGCTGCCGGAGCTGCTCGGTGGCGTGTTGCCGGACGTGTTCGGTCGGCCCCGCCAGATCGTCGGTATGCCGACGATCATCCAGCAGGAGACCCTGTTCACCATCGGCAACACCGCGATCACGAACATCCAGCTGATCGTCTTCGTCGCGGCCGTGGCGATGATGGCGTTGCTGGACTGGTTCATCAACCGCACCCGGTACGGCCGGGGTGTGCGGGCGGTGGCCCAGAACCCGGAGACCGCCGCGCTGATGGGCGTCAACCAGGAGCGCGTGATCATGCTGATCTTCGTGCTCGGTGGCATCATGGCCGGCGCCGCGGCTCTGTTGTGGAGCATGCGGTTCGGCTTCACCCAGAACAGCATCGGCTTCGTGCTCGGCCTGAAGGCGTTCACCGCCGCGGTGCTCGGCGGCATCGGCAACCTGCGCGGCGCGCTGTTGGGTGGCCTCTTCCTGGGCGTCGTCGAGGTCTACGGCGCGACGCTCTTCGCGTCCAACTGGGAGGACGTCATCGCCTTCGTGGTGCTGATCGTGGTGCTGATGTTCCGGCCCACCGGCCTGTTGGGTGAGTCGCTCGGGAGGGCCCGCGCATGA
- a CDS encoding branched-chain amino acid ABC transporter permease gives MIDKIRTADRRRVGFLNSVGERWRALPKWQKAIGVVALLVFIYSLPYLGKLPGGLMIPGLNDLRTDSIEGGNNWAGVLFVCAIYVLVAIGLNVVVGLAGLLDLGYIGFFAIGAYSVALFGSVNSPVVKWIQQEFDLPPTWAVTWGICLLIAIVLTMISGVLLGWPTLRLRGDYLAIVTLGFGEIIRIVARNATGVTNGPVGISAIPGPEGPPSADNKVFGLIDAKPWYWLAITFVLLMVILVRRLEHSRVGRAWLAVREDEDAAAVMGVYPFKFKLWAFAMGAALGGLSGFLFGSRNAFIDPTQFNANLSILFVAMVVVGGSGNMLGVSLGAVLLAYLPERFRDFADYRWLVFGLAMVLVMILRPQGLIPSRRRARELKDRASEAEEAPAHV, from the coding sequence ATGATCGACAAGATTCGCACCGCGGACCGCCGCCGGGTCGGTTTCCTGAACTCGGTCGGCGAGCGCTGGCGGGCGCTGCCGAAGTGGCAGAAGGCCATCGGTGTGGTGGCGCTGCTCGTCTTCATCTACTCCCTGCCGTACCTGGGCAAGTTGCCCGGCGGTCTGATGATCCCGGGCCTGAACGATCTGCGTACCGACTCGATCGAGGGCGGCAACAACTGGGCGGGCGTGCTCTTCGTCTGCGCCATCTACGTGCTGGTCGCGATCGGTCTGAACGTGGTGGTCGGCCTCGCCGGTCTGCTCGACCTCGGCTACATCGGCTTCTTCGCCATCGGCGCGTACAGCGTGGCGCTGTTCGGTTCGGTGAACTCGCCGGTGGTCAAGTGGATCCAGCAGGAGTTCGACCTGCCGCCGACGTGGGCCGTGACCTGGGGCATCTGTCTCCTGATCGCGATCGTGCTGACGATGATCTCCGGGGTGCTGCTGGGTTGGCCGACGCTTCGGCTGCGCGGTGACTACCTCGCGATCGTGACGCTCGGCTTCGGTGAGATCATCCGGATCGTGGCCCGCAACGCCACCGGTGTCACCAACGGTCCGGTGGGTATCTCGGCCATTCCCGGCCCGGAGGGTCCGCCCTCGGCGGACAACAAGGTCTTCGGTCTGATCGATGCGAAGCCGTGGTACTGGTTGGCGATCACCTTCGTCCTGCTGATGGTGATCCTGGTCCGTCGGTTGGAGCACAGCCGGGTGGGCCGCGCCTGGCTGGCGGTTCGCGAGGACGAGGACGCCGCCGCGGTGATGGGCGTGTACCCGTTCAAGTTCAAGCTGTGGGCGTTCGCCATGGGCGCGGCGCTCGGTGGCCTGTCCGGCTTCCTGTTCGGCAGCCGGAACGCGTTCATCGACCCGACCCAGTTCAACGCGAACCTCTCGATCCTCTTCGTCGCGATGGTCGTGGTCGGTGGCTCCGGCAACATGCTCGGTGTCTCGCTCGGCGCGGTGCTGCTGGCGTACCTGCCGGAACGGTTCCGCGACTTCGCCGACTACCGGTGGTTGGTCTTCGGCCTGGCCATGGTGCTGGTGATGATTCTGCGTCCGCAGGGTCTGATCCCGAGCCGGCGGCGAGCCCGCGAGTTGAAGGACCGCGCGTCGGAGGCAGAGGAGGCGCCCGCTCATGTCTGA
- a CDS encoding ABC transporter ATP-binding protein: MSDQTTSTSAPKIPAQPGPRSVLLEVDDVTLRFGGVVALDKINFQIYEGEILGLIGPNGAGKTTSFNVMTGVYKPTSGAVLFRGQKVTGRKPHQISQLGISRTFQNIRLFPEMTALENVMVGTDSRHKTSVPGALFRLPRKKAKPHELPQVTAEAGIQRTWQETRRSFAKTFGLSRHILEERAAEAKALELLRFVGIADRANDEARNLPYGYQRRLEIARALATEPKLICLDEPAAGFNPAEKEELLTLIRKIRDMGLTVLLIEHDMRLVMGVTDRIVVLEFGRKIAEGAPAEVSRDPKVIAAYLGESADDAA; encoded by the coding sequence ATGTCTGACCAGACCACCAGCACGTCCGCGCCGAAGATCCCGGCGCAGCCCGGACCTCGGTCGGTGTTGCTCGAAGTCGACGACGTCACGCTGCGCTTCGGTGGCGTGGTCGCCCTCGACAAGATCAATTTCCAGATCTACGAGGGCGAGATCCTCGGCCTCATCGGGCCGAACGGCGCGGGCAAGACCACCAGCTTCAACGTGATGACCGGGGTCTACAAGCCGACCTCGGGGGCGGTCCTGTTCCGCGGCCAGAAGGTGACCGGCCGCAAGCCGCACCAGATCAGCCAGTTGGGCATCTCCCGGACGTTCCAGAACATCCGTCTCTTCCCGGAGATGACGGCTCTGGAGAACGTCATGGTCGGTACGGACTCCCGGCACAAGACCAGCGTGCCCGGGGCGCTCTTCCGGTTGCCGCGGAAGAAGGCGAAGCCGCACGAGTTGCCGCAGGTGACCGCCGAGGCGGGCATCCAGCGGACGTGGCAGGAGACGCGCCGGTCGTTCGCCAAGACGTTCGGGTTGTCCCGACACATCCTGGAGGAGCGGGCGGCCGAGGCCAAGGCGCTGGAGTTGCTGCGTTTCGTCGGCATCGCCGACCGGGCCAACGACGAGGCGCGCAACCTGCCGTACGGCTACCAGCGCCGCTTGGAGATCGCCCGCGCGCTGGCCACCGAGCCGAAGCTGATCTGCCTGGACGAGCCGGCCGCCGGCTTCAACCCGGCGGAGAAGGAGGAACTCCTCACCCTGATTCGCAAGATCCGGGACATGGGCCTGACCGTGCTGCTCATCGAGCACGACATGCGGCTGGTCATGGGTGTCACGGATCGGATCGTGGTGCTGGAGTTCGGCCGCAAGATCGCCGAGGGTGCGCCCGCGGAGGTCAGCCGCGATCCGAAGGTGATCGCCGCGTACCTGGGGGAGTCCGCCGATGACGCTGCTTGA